A portion of the Hoylesella buccalis ATCC 35310 genome contains these proteins:
- a CDS encoding 5'-methylthioadenosine/adenosylhomocysteine nucleosidase, protein MKIGIIVAMEKEFTQLKSLLEDMQTQQYRHLSVITGRIGQHEIVMQQCGIGKVNAVIGAVELINHHHPNLVISSGCAGGADASLSPTDVVVSTQCCYHDAYCGKECEAGQIMGMPASYASPAELVRKACAIDCGTNIRSGLIVSGDWFVDSKEKMQQILSSFPTAMAVDMESCAIAQTCYLYHTPFISFRVISDVPLKDTNAAQYYDFWERLANNSFHVTKEFIQIVG, encoded by the coding sequence ATGAAAATAGGTATCATTGTGGCCATGGAGAAAGAGTTCACGCAACTCAAATCCTTGCTCGAAGACATGCAGACACAACAGTATCGGCATCTGTCTGTCATCACGGGACGCATTGGACAACACGAAATCGTGATGCAACAATGTGGCATTGGAAAGGTAAATGCTGTCATTGGTGCGGTGGAATTGATAAACCATCATCATCCCAACTTAGTGATATCATCTGGATGTGCGGGTGGTGCAGATGCGTCATTAAGTCCTACCGACGTGGTTGTAAGCACACAATGTTGTTACCACGACGCTTATTGTGGCAAAGAGTGCGAGGCAGGTCAAATCATGGGAATGCCCGCAAGCTACGCCTCTCCTGCCGAATTGGTGCGTAAGGCGTGCGCCATCGACTGCGGAACTAATATTCGCAGCGGTCTCATTGTGAGTGGCGATTGGTTTGTTGACAGCAAAGAGAAGATGCAACAAATACTTTCCTCTTTTCCCACAGCCATGGCTGTTGACATGGAAAGTTGTGCCATTGCCCAAACCTGTTACCTTTATCACACGCCGTTCATCTCCTTCCGCGTAATCAGTGATGTTCCTTTAAAGGATACGAATGCGGCACAGTATTATGATTTTTGGGAACGATTGGCCAACAATTCGTTCCATGTCACTAAAGAGTTTATACAGATAGTGGGATAG
- a CDS encoding YfhO family protein, whose product MEALKKYGLDVAAIVLFVLISFAYFVPASLEGRILFQHDASAGKGLGHEQTEYYERTGERTRWTNSVFGGMPTYQTAPSYKSTDTLSKVMNAYHLWLPENVWYVFAYLLGFYILLRAFDFRKELAVLGSVIWAFSSYFFIIIAAGHIWKVMALAYLPPMIAGIVLSYRGKYLWGFILTALFTAFEVKANHVQMTYYYLFIILFMVIAFLVQAVKDKQLARFGKATAVCIAAAAIGICINLSNLYHTWEYSQESMRGKSELVKPNSANQTNSGLERDYITQWSYGIGETWTLLIPNAKGGASVPLSMNETAMKKADPQFMEIYQQIGQYWGEQPGTSGPVYVGAFVMMLFILGLFIVKGPMKWALLAATILSVMLSWGKNFMPLTNFFIDYVPMYAKFRTVASILVIAEFTIPLLAVMALKKIIDEPELLNKRLKYVYVSFGLTAGFCLLFALMPTVFFSDYISTAEMEAMKNIPSEYQGALLTNLRAMRQAIFTTDCWRSFVIILIGTLFLLLYRARKIRTAWLIGGLTLLCLVDMWAVNKRYLYDSMFVEKSVRENPIEMTPTDKQILQTKELDYRVLNLSTSTFNENETSYFHKSIGGYHPAKLRRYQEMIEAYIAPEMQNLMKGIMDAQGDMTQLNGDSISPVLNMLNTKFFIMPLQGGQTVPLKNPYAFGNAWFVDKLTYVDNANQEIERIGKMNLRTEAVADKKFRQQLGEAVAQDHSSVVTLQKYEPNQLTYQVESSKGGVVVFSEIYYPEWTATVDGEEVPVGRVNYILRAIQVKPGKHTVILSFFPKSVNRTETIAYISFALLVVLIILVCFNEFRKRNQKEEKQA is encoded by the coding sequence ATGGAAGCTTTGAAGAAATATGGGTTGGATGTCGCCGCCATTGTCTTGTTCGTCTTGATTTCATTCGCTTACTTCGTTCCAGCCAGTCTGGAAGGGCGTATTCTGTTCCAGCATGATGCTTCAGCAGGAAAGGGGCTTGGGCATGAACAAACAGAATATTATGAAAGAACAGGTGAACGAACCCGATGGACCAATTCAGTGTTCGGAGGTATGCCCACCTATCAAACGGCTCCGTCGTACAAAAGTACCGACACATTGAGCAAGGTGATGAACGCTTACCACCTGTGGTTGCCCGAAAATGTGTGGTATGTGTTTGCCTATTTGCTGGGCTTCTACATCCTGTTGCGTGCTTTTGATTTCCGCAAGGAGTTGGCTGTTTTGGGTTCTGTCATCTGGGCTTTCTCCAGTTATTTCTTCATTATCATTGCTGCCGGACACATTTGGAAAGTGATGGCCTTGGCCTATCTGCCACCAATGATAGCTGGCATTGTGCTTAGTTATAGGGGAAAATATCTCTGGGGATTCATCCTGACGGCCTTGTTTACCGCCTTTGAGGTGAAGGCCAATCATGTGCAGATGACCTATTATTATCTGTTCATCATCCTCTTCATGGTTATCGCTTTCTTGGTTCAGGCTGTGAAAGACAAGCAGTTGGCACGGTTTGGTAAGGCAACAGCCGTGTGTATCGCCGCCGCTGCCATCGGTATCTGCATCAACCTGAGCAACCTGTATCATACATGGGAATACAGTCAAGAGTCGATGCGTGGCAAAAGCGAGCTGGTGAAGCCCAACTCGGCCAACCAAACCAATAGTGGCTTGGAGCGCGACTACATCACCCAGTGGAGTTATGGCATTGGTGAAACATGGACGCTGCTTATACCTAATGCTAAAGGTGGTGCGTCTGTTCCGCTCTCAATGAACGAAACCGCCATGAAAAAGGCTGATCCACAGTTCATGGAAATCTATCAACAGATAGGCCAATATTGGGGTGAACAACCCGGAACCAGCGGTCCTGTGTATGTTGGCGCATTCGTCATGATGCTCTTCATCTTGGGATTGTTCATCGTGAAAGGGCCTATGAAGTGGGCTTTGTTGGCAGCTACCATCCTGTCTGTCATGCTGTCGTGGGGTAAAAACTTCATGCCGCTTACCAATTTCTTCATCGATTACGTGCCCATGTACGCCAAATTCCGAACCGTGGCGTCGATATTGGTTATCGCAGAGTTTACTATTCCGCTGTTGGCCGTGATGGCATTGAAGAAAATCATTGACGAACCCGAACTATTGAACAAACGCTTGAAATATGTATATGTCAGCTTTGGCCTCACTGCTGGGTTCTGCTTGTTGTTTGCCCTGATGCCAACAGTGTTCTTCTCCGACTATATTTCCACTGCAGAGATGGAGGCTATGAAGAATATTCCTTCCGAATATCAGGGTGCGCTGTTGACAAATCTTCGTGCCATGCGGCAAGCTATCTTCACAACTGACTGCTGGCGATCGTTTGTGATTATCCTCATTGGTACCCTATTTTTACTGCTTTACAGGGCAAGAAAAATACGAACAGCGTGGCTCATCGGTGGTCTTACCCTGTTGTGCTTGGTAGATATGTGGGCTGTCAACAAGCGTTATTTGTACGATAGCATGTTTGTTGAGAAGAGTGTGCGCGAAAATCCTATCGAAATGACACCCACCGACAAGCAAATCCTACAGACCAAAGAACTCGACTATCGTGTGTTGAATCTCTCAACGAGTACGTTTAACGAGAACGAAACCAGTTATTTCCACAAGAGCATTGGTGGCTATCATCCAGCTAAGTTGCGCCGTTATCAGGAAATGATAGAGGCTTATATCGCTCCTGAAATGCAAAACCTGATGAAAGGGATTATGGATGCTCAGGGCGACATGACGCAATTGAATGGCGATAGCATTTCGCCTGTGCTGAATATGCTGAACACTAAGTTCTTTATCATGCCATTGCAGGGCGGACAAACCGTTCCGCTTAAAAATCCATACGCCTTTGGTAATGCGTGGTTTGTTGATAAATTGACGTATGTGGATAATGCCAATCAGGAAATAGAACGCATCGGAAAGATGAATCTTCGTACTGAGGCTGTGGCTGATAAGAAGTTCAGACAACAACTTGGTGAGGCCGTTGCGCAAGACCATTCATCGGTAGTAACGCTACAGAAGTATGAACCCAATCAACTAACCTATCAGGTAGAGTCGAGCAAAGGTGGCGTGGTGGTGTTCTCTGAGATTTATTATCCGGAATGGACGGCCACGGTTGATGGCGAGGAAGTACCGGTTGGTCGGGTTAATTACATACTTCGTGCCATCCAGGTGAAACCCGGTAAGCATACGGTGATATTGAGTTTCTTCCCTAAATCGGTCAATCGCACGGAAACCATCGCGTATATTTCCTTTGCTTTGTTGGTGGTACTGATTATCTTAGTATGCTTCAATGAGTTTCGTAAGCGCAATCAGAAGGAAGAAAAGCAAGCGTGA
- the abc-f gene encoding ribosomal protection-like ABC-F family protein — protein sequence MVSVEGLKVEFGVKPLFRDVSFVINERDRIALVGKNGAGKSTLLKILNGQQKPTAGVVSVPNDTTIGYLPQVMKIADDTTVKEETRKAFSDSMRMKEHLEHMQNELGNRTDYESASYMELVEKFTQEHDRYLMMGGENYEAEMERTLTGLGFTQEDFDRPTSEFSGGWRMRIELAKILLRRPDVLLLDEPTNHLDIESIQWLEQFLAQSAKAVVLVSHDRAFINNVTNRTIEITCGHIEDYKVKYDQYVVLRAERREQQLRAYENQQKEIADTKAFIERFRYQATKAVQVQQRIRQLEKLELIEVDEVDNKRMHLKFPPCLRSGDYPIICDELRKDYGSHTVFKDVTFTLKRGEKVAFVGKNGEGKSTLVKCIMGEISYTGTLKVGHNVQIGYFAQNQAQLLDEELTIYETIDRVATGDMRLKINDLLGAFMFGGETSEKKVKVLSGGERSRLAMIRLLLQPVNLLILDEPTNHLDMPSKDVLKEAIQAFDGTVILVSHDRDFLDGLVSKVYEFGGGQVKEHLGGIYDFIRSHAQAMGDDADNHSIDSLLHTNAQSSASQPLQAASKTEKSGAEEYLQRKEQQKKVRKLKRSIEESEAKIASMEKRITELNTILSQPENASNMELVTEYTSIQRALDAENERWMELNEKMEKL from the coding sequence ATGGTATCAGTAGAAGGTTTGAAGGTAGAATTTGGTGTGAAACCCTTGTTCCGCGACGTGAGTTTTGTCATTAATGAGCGTGATAGAATCGCATTGGTGGGCAAGAACGGGGCTGGTAAATCTACCTTACTCAAGATTCTCAACGGCCAACAGAAACCTACTGCGGGTGTCGTTTCGGTTCCTAATGACACCACCATTGGTTATCTTCCGCAGGTGATGAAGATAGCCGATGACACAACTGTCAAGGAAGAAACGCGAAAGGCTTTTTCTGATAGCATGCGCATGAAGGAACACCTGGAGCACATGCAGAACGAATTGGGCAACCGTACCGACTATGAGAGTGCATCGTACATGGAACTGGTCGAGAAGTTTACGCAGGAACATGATCGCTATTTGATGATGGGCGGTGAGAATTATGAGGCCGAAATGGAGCGGACACTTACCGGACTGGGCTTCACTCAGGAAGATTTTGACCGTCCCACGTCCGAGTTCTCTGGTGGTTGGCGCATGCGAATCGAACTGGCGAAGATTTTGTTGCGTCGCCCTGACGTGCTGTTGCTGGACGAACCAACCAATCATCTCGACATTGAGTCGATACAATGGCTGGAACAATTTCTCGCTCAATCAGCCAAAGCAGTGGTGCTGGTCAGTCACGACCGTGCTTTCATCAATAATGTAACTAACCGTACGATAGAGATTACTTGTGGCCATATCGAAGACTATAAAGTTAAATACGATCAATATGTCGTGTTGCGCGCCGAGCGTAGAGAGCAACAACTGCGCGCCTATGAAAACCAACAAAAAGAAATAGCCGACACAAAAGCCTTCATTGAGCGTTTCCGTTATCAAGCAACCAAGGCCGTTCAGGTGCAACAGCGCATCCGTCAACTGGAAAAGTTAGAACTCATCGAGGTCGATGAGGTTGATAACAAACGCATGCACTTGAAGTTTCCTCCATGCCTTCGAAGTGGCGATTACCCTATTATTTGTGATGAACTTCGTAAAGATTATGGCTCTCATACGGTGTTTAAAGACGTTACTTTCACCCTTAAACGTGGGGAAAAGGTTGCCTTTGTCGGTAAAAATGGCGAAGGTAAATCTACCTTGGTCAAATGTATCATGGGTGAGATTTCGTATACTGGCACCCTGAAGGTGGGTCACAACGTGCAGATAGGCTATTTTGCGCAGAACCAAGCACAGCTGCTGGATGAGGAACTGACGATTTACGAAACGATTGACCGTGTAGCAACGGGTGACATGCGACTGAAAATCAACGACCTGTTGGGTGCGTTTATGTTCGGTGGCGAAACGTCTGAGAAGAAGGTTAAGGTGTTATCGGGTGGCGAACGCAGCCGGTTGGCGATGATACGCTTACTCTTGCAACCCGTCAACCTGCTCATTCTTGACGAGCCTACCAACCATTTGGACATGCCATCAAAAGATGTTTTGAAGGAGGCCATACAGGCTTTCGATGGCACGGTGATATTGGTGAGCCACGACCGCGACTTCCTCGATGGCCTGGTGAGCAAGGTTTACGAGTTCGGTGGCGGCCAGGTGAAAGAACATTTAGGTGGCATCTACGACTTCATCCGCAGTCATGCACAGGCAATGGGTGATGACGCTGACAACCATAGCATCGATTCTCTTTTGCACACAAACGCACAGTCAAGTGCATCACAACCATTGCAAGCTGCTTCAAAAACAGAAAAGAGTGGGGCTGAAGAATATCTCCAGCGGAAGGAACAGCAAAAGAAAGTACGCAAACTAAAACGGAGCATCGAGGAGAGTGAAGCTAAAATTGCTTCCATGGAAAAGCGTATCACCGAACTAAACACCATTCTCTCACAACCAGAAAATGCGTCTAACATGGAGTTGGTTACTGAATATACTTCTATTCAACGAGCATTGGATGCGGAAAACGAACGATGGATGGAGCTTAATGAGAAAATGGAGAAACTTTGA